A stretch of the Acidisarcina sp. genome encodes the following:
- a CDS encoding multidrug efflux RND transporter permease subunit encodes MFVDFFIHRPIFATVCALLIILAGAVCIPTLPISLYPQLAPPEVSVTSNYIGANAQVVESAVTIPLEESINGVEGMRYISSTSGNDGTSSVTATFQTGYDLNIAAVDVQNRVASAQGRLPAAVNSTGITITKSNNNFVFGAGFFTRDQRYSNEFISNYLDVYVRDTLKRVPGVGDVMIFGERKYAMRIWLDPNRLAARGLTAGDVTAALQEQNVEVAAGQLGQPPNNGKQDFQVSVRVVGRLTDPSQFDKIIIRNTPNGLILLKDVGHSEIGAETYSSDLKYSGHDAMGIGVQQLSNANALEVDRKAKAVLEELSKSFPPGLEYRIAFDSTTVVGDSIHEVLTTLVEAIVIVIIVIFLFLLDWRATIIPAVTIPVSLIGTFAFIKLFGFSINSLTLFGITLATGLVVDDAIVVIENVQRHISVDHTNPHAATSVAMAEVTSAVIATSLVLISVFIPVSFFPGTTGILYRQFSLTIAFAIAISAFNALTLSPALSAMLLRGEEAKFTQLDFLHIGFLSRAYRRFAEFIDTAIRDISAGYGRAIHVVLRLRFLMLILFFAGLGGTAYLYQHVPTSFVPQEDQGYLILVIQAPQGASLSYTTRIADQATAVLMQNHDVQGAFAVGGFSFSGSAPNSGLIFANLMPSQSRRGKGHSAADIVKDISPKLLQIPGAIVVALEPPAIQGIGSFGGFQFELQDLGQNTLGDLDRVVHQIVAASRQRKDLANLFTSYTANDPQLLVTIDREKAKAMGVPLSQVTTALNVYMGSQYVNDFDFNNRAYRVYVQADQPFRMTARNLREFYVRSDANQMIPLDNLVSVTDTSGPQVINHYNLFRSAEIDGSAAPGYSSNQGLIAMAELAKANMMQGMSYSWTALALEEIESSGKTIIIFSLGLLVVYLTLSAQYESFALPFIILLAVPMAILGALGAVALRGLSNDVYCQIGLVMLIGLSAKNSILIVEFAEQLLAKGRSIPDAAVEAAELRLRPILMTSFAFILGILPLVFATGAGALGRHSVGTTIVGGMLVSTVLNLFFIPVLYVLLKTLLSKLSRHTSAPQSLEMSTSSD; translated from the coding sequence TTGTTCGTTGATTTCTTCATTCATCGGCCGATCTTTGCCACCGTCTGCGCGCTGCTGATTATCCTTGCGGGCGCGGTATGTATCCCCACGTTGCCAATCTCTCTCTATCCCCAGCTGGCTCCCCCGGAAGTTTCCGTGACCAGCAACTACATTGGCGCGAATGCACAAGTGGTGGAATCGGCAGTGACCATTCCACTGGAAGAATCGATTAACGGCGTCGAGGGAATGCGCTACATCAGTTCGACGAGCGGCAACGACGGCACCAGCTCCGTCACCGCCACTTTCCAGACTGGCTACGACCTCAACATTGCAGCGGTCGACGTACAGAATCGTGTTGCCTCAGCCCAGGGACGCCTGCCCGCCGCAGTGAACAGCACCGGCATCACGATCACCAAGTCCAACAACAATTTTGTGTTTGGCGCTGGCTTCTTCACTCGCGATCAGCGCTATTCCAACGAATTTATTTCGAATTACCTGGACGTCTACGTACGGGACACGTTGAAGCGCGTCCCCGGTGTTGGCGATGTCATGATCTTTGGAGAGCGCAAGTATGCGATGCGCATCTGGCTTGACCCCAACCGCCTGGCTGCGCGTGGGCTTACCGCCGGAGACGTGACCGCGGCATTGCAGGAGCAGAATGTTGAAGTAGCTGCCGGTCAGCTTGGCCAGCCTCCCAACAATGGCAAGCAGGATTTTCAAGTCTCAGTGCGTGTGGTGGGACGGCTTACGGACCCCTCGCAATTCGACAAGATCATTATTCGCAATACGCCCAATGGACTGATCCTGCTGAAGGATGTAGGCCACTCCGAGATTGGCGCAGAGACGTACTCCTCGGACCTCAAGTACTCCGGTCACGATGCCATGGGTATTGGCGTCCAGCAACTCTCCAATGCCAATGCGCTGGAAGTAGACCGCAAGGCAAAGGCAGTTCTTGAAGAACTGTCAAAGTCGTTCCCCCCAGGGCTTGAGTACAGGATCGCGTTCGATTCGACAACGGTTGTCGGTGACTCCATCCACGAAGTTCTGACGACGCTGGTCGAAGCCATCGTTATCGTCATCATCGTCATCTTTCTCTTCCTGCTGGATTGGCGCGCAACCATCATTCCGGCGGTCACCATCCCGGTTTCGCTTATCGGGACCTTCGCCTTCATCAAGCTTTTTGGCTTCTCCATCAACTCTCTTACGCTCTTTGGAATCACGCTGGCGACAGGGCTGGTGGTGGATGACGCCATCGTGGTGATCGAGAATGTGCAGCGCCACATCTCGGTCGACCATACGAACCCTCATGCTGCGACATCGGTTGCCATGGCCGAGGTGACTAGCGCTGTCATTGCAACCTCACTCGTCCTCATCTCCGTGTTTATCCCCGTGTCCTTCTTCCCCGGAACAACGGGCATCCTTTACCGCCAATTTTCCCTGACCATTGCTTTTGCGATCGCCATCTCCGCCTTTAATGCACTGACGCTTTCCCCTGCTCTCTCTGCCATGCTGCTCCGCGGCGAGGAGGCCAAGTTCACCCAACTGGACTTTCTCCACATCGGTTTTCTCTCACGCGCCTATCGCCGTTTTGCGGAGTTCATCGATACCGCCATCCGCGATATTTCCGCCGGCTATGGCCGTGCCATTCATGTTGTGCTCCGGCTTCGTTTCCTGATGCTGATCCTGTTCTTTGCGGGGCTCGGCGGCACCGCTTATCTATATCAGCACGTGCCAACATCCTTCGTTCCGCAGGAAGACCAGGGCTACCTAATCCTTGTGATTCAGGCTCCGCAGGGCGCTTCGCTCTCTTACACCACTCGAATTGCGGACCAGGCCACTGCCGTCCTCATGCAGAACCATGATGTCCAGGGTGCGTTTGCTGTAGGTGGATTTAGCTTCTCCGGCAGCGCGCCGAATTCAGGATTGATCTTTGCGAATCTGATGCCAAGCCAGAGCCGCCGCGGGAAGGGCCACTCCGCAGCAGACATCGTGAAGGATATCTCGCCGAAGCTGCTGCAGATTCCCGGAGCAATCGTCGTTGCCCTCGAACCACCTGCCATCCAGGGTATTGGAAGTTTTGGCGGTTTCCAGTTTGAGCTCCAGGACCTGGGGCAGAACACGCTCGGCGACCTCGACCGGGTGGTGCACCAGATTGTCGCTGCCAGCCGCCAGCGCAAGGATCTGGCAAACCTCTTCACCAGCTATACAGCGAACGATCCGCAGCTTCTGGTGACCATTGACCGCGAGAAGGCCAAAGCCATGGGTGTACCGCTTTCGCAGGTAACCACGGCTCTCAACGTGTACATGGGCTCCCAGTACGTCAACGATTTCGACTTCAATAACCGCGCCTATCGCGTCTATGTGCAGGCGGATCAGCCCTTCCGGATGACCGCCCGCAACCTGCGCGAATTTTATGTCCGCTCTGATGCGAACCAGATGATTCCCCTCGATAACCTCGTTTCCGTCACGGATACGTCGGGACCGCAGGTGATCAATCACTACAATCTCTTCCGGTCGGCGGAGATCGATGGATCAGCGGCTCCGGGTTACAGCTCCAACCAGGGATTGATCGCCATGGCCGAGCTTGCCAAGGCAAATATGATGCAGGGCATGAGCTACTCCTGGACAGCTCTGGCACTGGAAGAAATAGAATCCAGCGGTAAGACGATCATCATCTTCAGTCTGGGCCTGCTCGTCGTCTATCTGACGCTGTCAGCGCAATATGAGAGTTTTGCGCTTCCTTTCATCATTCTGCTCGCCGTCCCCATGGCTATTCTGGGCGCGCTGGGCGCGGTCGCACTTCGCGGTCTGTCCAATGATGTCTATTGCCAGATCGGATTGGTGATGCTGATCGGGTTATCGGCGAAGAACTCGATTCTCATCGTTGAATTTGCAGAGCAGTTGCTGGCAAAGGGTCGATCGATCCCCGATGCGGCGGTGGAAGCTGCCGAACTGCGACTGCGGCCAATTCTCATGACCTCGTTCGCGTTTATCCTCGGTATTCTCCCACTGGTCTTTGCAACGGGTGCGGGCGCGCTGGGACGTCATTCGGTGGGCACCACCATCGTCGGCGGCATGCTCGTATCCACAGTTCTGAATCTCTTCTTCATCCCGGTACTTTATGTCCTGCTGAAGACGCTGCTCAGCAAATTGAGCCGTCATACTTCGGCACCACAGTCTCTGGAGATGAGCACCAGTTCCGATTAG
- a CDS encoding efflux RND transporter periplasmic adaptor subunit, giving the protein MLRTFAITAGTLLFFAGINLSGCAKPAAQQEPPTMRAMPVKTLSVEMAPVPLSDEYVATIKSRRSATINPQVDGTLTRILVHSGDKVKAGQILMVIDPVKQLSTVESQRATEAQKRALYQYNQTEVERQKKLRDAGIISQSAMDQAEQAYKNSKADYESAVASRITQERELSYYRVAAPFAGVVGDVPVHVGDYVSPSSLLTTVDENRDLEAYIYIPTERVSQVRRGLSVDLMDTSGKLLEHTAISFLSPQVDNQLQGILAKAPVHSSLETLRNAQLVKARVIWSTNPAPVVPVLAVTRLGGQTFVFVASAQDGKFFARQRPVKLGDTIGNTYAVQDGLKSGDKVIVSGTQFLVDGAPVQPLG; this is encoded by the coding sequence ATGTTGAGAACGTTCGCGATTACCGCTGGAACACTTTTATTTTTCGCAGGGATCAACCTTAGCGGCTGTGCGAAGCCTGCTGCGCAGCAAGAGCCCCCCACGATGCGCGCGATGCCGGTCAAGACGCTGTCTGTCGAGATGGCTCCGGTGCCCCTGAGCGACGAATATGTCGCAACCATCAAATCGCGCCGCTCTGCCACGATCAATCCCCAGGTAGATGGCACGCTGACGCGAATCCTGGTGCACTCCGGCGACAAGGTGAAGGCCGGACAGATATTAATGGTGATCGATCCGGTGAAACAACTTTCGACGGTTGAGTCCCAACGTGCCACGGAGGCGCAGAAGCGGGCACTCTACCAATACAACCAGACCGAGGTGGAGCGGCAGAAGAAGCTGCGAGACGCGGGCATCATCAGCCAATCGGCCATGGATCAGGCCGAGCAAGCATACAAAAACTCGAAGGCGGATTATGAATCCGCTGTAGCTTCCCGCATCACGCAGGAGCGCGAGCTGAGCTATTACCGCGTTGCGGCTCCCTTTGCCGGAGTGGTCGGCGATGTTCCTGTGCATGTTGGCGATTACGTTTCACCCTCGTCCCTGCTCACCACGGTGGACGAGAATCGCGATCTTGAGGCTTATATCTACATTCCGACAGAGCGCGTGTCGCAGGTTCGCAGAGGTCTAAGCGTCGACCTTATGGACACGAGCGGCAAGCTGCTGGAGCATACGGCGATCTCTTTCCTCTCGCCGCAAGTGGATAACCAGCTGCAGGGCATCCTGGCAAAGGCGCCGGTTCACTCCAGCCTGGAGACGTTGCGCAATGCGCAGCTTGTGAAGGCACGCGTGATCTGGAGTACGAATCCAGCCCCTGTGGTCCCAGTCCTGGCGGTTACGCGGCTTGGCGGTCAGACCTTTGTCTTTGTTGCTTCAGCGCAGGACGGAAAATTCTTTGCACGCCAGCGCCCTGTCAAACTTGGCGACACGATCGGCAACACCTATGCAGTTCAGGATGGGCTAAAGAGCGGGGACAAAGTTATTGTCTCCGGCACGCAATTCCTGGTGGATGGGGCTCCCGTGCAACCGCTCGGCTGA
- a CDS encoding sulfatase-like hydrolase/transferase: MSETSRREFLKGSVVSGLAMGAASMGTSAAEEAHAGSAKSNPKQQQPNIVLICSDQFRADFIGAYRENTRTRTPNLDRIVERGTAFKYAITPQPLCSPARSCMITGRYATETGEWRNVVGMDRTLPTLASVLRSHGYTANFIGKWHLMKPHGTGDKSVGYVPPEDRGGFLDLWEGSNSYEGTTHPYEGSVWDGSGDEISYKDQYRIDFITERAVRFLRQPQQRPFLLYVSQLEPHQQNNLHRMVAPNGYAENFKDPFVPADLRPFPGDWQTQLPDYYGCVQKIDESVGTIIDTLREQNLLDSTIVAFISDHGCQFKTRNTEYKRSPHDSSIRIPFIFQGPGFDSSMELSEVVSLLDLTPTLLSAAGVPVPESMKGRNLLPLITDSSARRAWDNVAYVQISESMLARAIRTKEWCYCVVDPTKTGWDQSTSTHYYEYQMYNLYQDPAELVNLAGRQEFKQQAAMLREELKKRLLAAGEQECEITPATLYP; the protein is encoded by the coding sequence ATGAGTGAAACAAGCCGGCGGGAATTCTTGAAGGGTTCAGTTGTTTCTGGATTGGCAATGGGGGCTGCATCGATGGGAACCTCAGCCGCTGAGGAGGCTCATGCCGGCAGCGCAAAATCGAATCCGAAACAGCAACAGCCGAATATCGTGCTCATCTGCTCCGATCAGTTTCGCGCGGATTTTATCGGGGCTTATCGTGAAAATACAAGAACAAGAACGCCGAATCTGGACCGTATCGTCGAACGCGGCACGGCCTTCAAGTACGCGATTACCCCTCAGCCCCTCTGTTCACCGGCGCGGAGTTGTATGATCACTGGCCGCTACGCTACTGAAACAGGAGAGTGGCGAAATGTGGTCGGCATGGATCGCACGCTGCCGACTCTGGCCTCTGTCCTGCGCAGCCACGGCTATACGGCAAATTTTATAGGTAAGTGGCATCTGATGAAGCCGCATGGGACGGGCGACAAGAGTGTAGGGTATGTTCCACCAGAAGACCGGGGCGGTTTTCTCGATCTGTGGGAAGGATCGAATTCGTACGAAGGTACGACTCATCCCTACGAAGGCAGTGTATGGGATGGGAGCGGCGACGAAATTTCGTACAAGGATCAATACCGTATTGACTTCATCACGGAGCGCGCCGTCAGGTTCCTGCGTCAGCCTCAGCAACGGCCTTTTTTGCTCTACGTGTCGCAACTAGAGCCACACCAGCAGAACAATCTGCACCGCATGGTGGCCCCGAACGGCTATGCCGAGAACTTCAAAGATCCTTTTGTTCCTGCCGACCTGCGGCCGTTCCCTGGCGACTGGCAGACCCAATTACCGGACTATTATGGATGCGTTCAGAAGATCGACGAATCTGTGGGAACAATCATCGATACTCTGCGAGAACAGAATCTTCTGGATAGCACGATTGTTGCTTTCATAAGCGATCACGGCTGCCAATTTAAGACAAGGAACACGGAGTACAAGCGCAGCCCGCACGACAGCTCAATCAGGATTCCGTTCATATTCCAGGGCCCGGGCTTCGATTCCAGCATGGAGCTTTCCGAGGTGGTGAGCCTGCTCGATCTGACTCCGACTTTACTTTCTGCTGCCGGTGTTCCCGTGCCAGAGTCCATGAAGGGCCGAAACTTGTTGCCGCTGATTACTGACTCGTCGGCTCGTCGCGCCTGGGATAACGTCGCATACGTGCAGATTAGTGAGTCGATGCTTGCCCGGGCCATCCGAACAAAGGAGTGGTGTTACTGCGTAGTTGACCCGACCAAGACAGGATGGGATCAGTCAACCAGCACTCATTACTATGAATACCAGATGTATAACTTGTATCAGGATCCGGCGGAGTTGGTGAACCTCGCCGGACGGCAGGAATTCAAGCAGCAGGCAGCTATGTTGCGAGAGGAGCTGAAAAAGCGCCTGCTCGCAGCGGGCGAGCAGGAATGCGAGATTACGCCTGCAACGCTCTATCCATGA
- a CDS encoding CehA/McbA family metallohydrolase produces the protein MPSGTGRITVELSYTGKEDGVVLNLGIWDTERFRGWGGGKRGPITISETDATPSYLSGAIPAGTWTLLLGIPYLPENVTAQYTARVQFDEPPAFSPAVRTGAGWYRGDLHMHDAHSDGTCESRNGKNVSCPLFKTLESAAARGLDFVAITDHNTISQYNDLRELAPYFDNMLLMHGREITTYQGHANVYGTDRFIDFRIGSPEVANMNALLRQVRDAKAIISINHPAHQSGHHCLGCGWTPPDFDPGLIQAVEVVNGGNPAGIPFWQQLLNRGFHIAGIGGSDNHNPIAFPPPGPGSIGYPTTVIYARELSEDAIIDGIRAGHVFVDLEGSRDRRLEMTGHSGSATAMMGDALKVRAGEEIPFNVHIAHAVGARLEIIQDGAVRDDLATSIGSEDESHTFIVRADANHHWIRANVRAADGKLLLIGNPIYFEF, from the coding sequence GTGCCCTCAGGAACGGGCCGGATTACGGTGGAGTTGTCCTATACAGGCAAGGAAGATGGAGTTGTCTTGAATCTTGGAATCTGGGATACCGAGCGGTTCCGAGGCTGGGGCGGAGGGAAGAGAGGCCCGATTACTATCTCGGAGACGGATGCCACGCCATCCTATCTGTCCGGTGCAATTCCGGCTGGCACGTGGACGCTCCTGTTGGGAATTCCCTACCTTCCTGAAAATGTCACGGCGCAATATACGGCTAGAGTCCAATTCGACGAGCCACCCGCATTCAGCCCTGCTGTGCGGACCGGGGCCGGTTGGTACCGGGGCGATTTGCACATGCACGACGCCCACAGCGATGGCACATGCGAGAGCCGAAATGGCAAGAACGTTTCTTGTCCGCTCTTCAAGACGCTGGAGAGCGCCGCAGCGAGAGGACTCGACTTCGTGGCCATTACTGACCACAATACGATCTCGCAGTATAACGATCTGCGAGAGCTTGCGCCTTATTTCGACAACATGCTTCTAATGCATGGCCGCGAGATCACGACGTACCAGGGACACGCGAACGTTTACGGAACTGATCGCTTCATCGACTTTCGCATAGGCTCGCCCGAGGTGGCGAATATGAACGCTCTGCTGCGCCAGGTACGAGATGCGAAGGCAATCATTTCGATCAATCATCCCGCGCACCAGTCAGGCCACCACTGCCTGGGTTGCGGGTGGACACCGCCGGACTTTGATCCGGGCCTTATCCAGGCCGTGGAAGTGGTGAATGGCGGTAACCCAGCAGGCATCCCCTTCTGGCAACAACTGTTGAATCGCGGCTTCCACATTGCCGGAATCGGAGGAAGTGATAACCACAATCCAATTGCTTTTCCTCCGCCGGGGCCTGGCTCCATCGGTTATCCGACAACAGTAATCTATGCGCGTGAGCTCTCGGAAGATGCCATCATCGACGGAATTCGCGCTGGACACGTCTTCGTTGATCTGGAAGGAAGCCGTGACCGCCGGCTGGAAATGACCGGACACTCGGGCAGCGCGACTGCCATGATGGGCGATGCGCTCAAGGTACGCGCAGGAGAAGAGATTCCGTTTAACGTTCATATCGCTCATGCTGTTGGCGCGCGGTTGGAGATCATCCAGGACGGAGCAGTGCGCGACGACCTCGCTACAAGCATTGGTTCAGAGGATGAATCGCATACGTTCATTGTTCGTGCCGATGCGAATCATCATTGGATACGCGCAAATGTGCGTGCGGCCGACGGCAAACTGCTGCTGATCGGGAACCCCATCTACTTCGAGTTTTAG
- a CDS encoding TonB-dependent receptor, with product MLCAAASLFAQVDAGAVRGTVTDPNGAVISHAEITLTNDGTGFAVSTLSGSDGTYTFNPVRIGSYVVRAVSPGFLQMSAHVAVDVQAQVRADFRMVPGGKTEHVEVTAVAPQLQTQDASLGAVATQQQINDLPLNGRNYTFLAQLNAGVTSLKPTRGLDGSGSFTANGLPSIHNNYILDGIDNNNDTVDFMNGAAYVNLPPPDAIQEFKLQTSNFSAEFGRAGGAVVNATVKSGTNQFHGSVWEFMRNDLFDAMGLGQYFTSPANKKTTELRRNQFGVAVGGPIRKNKTFFFVDYEGTRIVTGGSSKSTVPTNSESGSGYTDFSDLFAYTGATSKDSLGRTFNKETALDPATTRVVTKGKADPVTGLTATANGYVRDPFVGAGAPGIRGVTNFATAAWYQYLNRIPANRLDPVAIRLLQLYPAANAPGFTNNYQATKKTPDNSDHFDTRIDHNFSDRDQLFGRASYTNRRTYNPTALPASSHTFGSGNGNRNDHSLNLAISETHVLSPTLINEARFGYSHLYTLNDFVDQNVMGIPATYGIQGIPQVNGNGGLPAIGISGLTSLGAASYASPNWRKSDTYQATDNLTKILGGHSFKVGAEYQRLRFPWSDPATSHGSFSFGGYTGIPGVTNGIGMADLLLTPIKSVVSNGVDLVGGANAVSASGIPTPDDLRNVLGVYFQDDWKATRNLTLNLGIRWEYFGDLGDANGNQAGLISDANGANAQFVVLNSAKNLQLATSFTDLLAKDGIALKYVSSIRDTPKTNFAPRLGVAYQVTPKLVIRAGYGIFYSGFENVGGQFDPAGNYPFSPTFYFNRPDASHPITFSNGTIATIENGLNAVNLSPSSPQFVAQGLAPTAFSSHGTSGYTQEWNGSVQFQLTGSQTVTVSYVGNNSHHLLDTGYMNQPSVILPPGTPNTLSYDPYPDLGRNIAYLLPNGSAIYESGQISFERRFSNGLSLLTNFTQSVCKTDAHSAIGMGDQGDRALAYNLPGYGLHKAYEYCGSDAPHIFHASGIWELPVGRGKLLATGASRVVDGMIGGWSAQAIFTVQDGFPLTIGCPTPTTAVYGCNANVAPGEKMYSHHGPHGITQFLNPAAFSNPPVATAIGQSDYSPLGGPATQAHGPGYTNLDFSTFKRFRAERADLEFRAEFYNLLNHPNFSNSFATLDFTNPQFAQINGTRGNARQVQFALKAYF from the coding sequence ATGTTGTGCGCCGCGGCTTCTTTGTTTGCCCAGGTTGATGCTGGGGCGGTCAGAGGGACTGTCACGGACCCTAACGGCGCTGTCATTTCGCATGCTGAGATCACTCTCACAAATGACGGGACTGGTTTTGCAGTTTCAACCCTTTCGGGGTCCGATGGAACATATACGTTCAACCCGGTCAGAATTGGCTCATATGTGGTTAGAGCGGTGTCGCCGGGTTTCCTGCAGATGAGCGCTCACGTTGCAGTCGACGTCCAGGCGCAAGTCCGCGCGGACTTTAGGATGGTGCCAGGCGGGAAGACCGAGCACGTGGAAGTGACCGCCGTCGCTCCGCAATTACAAACACAGGATGCCTCGCTGGGAGCCGTGGCGACGCAACAGCAAATCAATGATCTTCCCTTGAACGGGCGTAATTACACATTCCTCGCACAGTTGAATGCAGGTGTCACGAGCCTAAAGCCAACCCGCGGCCTTGACGGCTCGGGTAGTTTCACAGCGAACGGGCTACCTAGTATTCACAACAACTACATCCTGGACGGAATTGACAACAATAACGATACCGTGGATTTTATGAACGGCGCGGCGTACGTGAATCTGCCTCCTCCCGATGCAATTCAAGAATTCAAGCTGCAGACGAGCAACTTCAGTGCTGAATTCGGCCGCGCAGGCGGAGCCGTAGTAAACGCGACAGTGAAGTCCGGTACAAATCAGTTCCATGGCTCCGTGTGGGAGTTCATGCGGAATGACCTGTTCGATGCCATGGGTTTAGGTCAATACTTCACCAGTCCAGCGAACAAAAAGACGACCGAACTGCGAAGGAATCAGTTCGGCGTTGCGGTGGGTGGCCCTATCCGGAAGAACAAAACATTTTTCTTCGTCGATTACGAGGGCACACGCATCGTCACCGGCGGGTCGTCCAAATCAACCGTCCCCACCAACTCTGAATCGGGTAGCGGGTACACCGACTTCAGCGATCTGTTTGCATATACTGGCGCGACATCAAAGGATTCACTCGGACGAACCTTCAATAAGGAAACGGCTCTCGATCCTGCAACCACGCGTGTAGTCACGAAGGGAAAGGCCGACCCGGTTACAGGTTTGACAGCCACCGCGAATGGCTATGTGCGTGATCCATTCGTTGGAGCGGGCGCACCCGGAATTCGCGGCGTTACAAACTTCGCCACTGCGGCGTGGTATCAGTACTTGAATCGAATCCCCGCGAACCGTCTTGATCCTGTCGCCATCAGGTTGTTGCAACTGTATCCGGCGGCGAATGCGCCAGGGTTTACCAATAATTACCAGGCCACCAAGAAGACGCCGGATAATAGCGACCATTTCGATACGCGAATAGATCACAACTTTAGTGATCGCGATCAACTGTTCGGACGTGCCAGCTACACTAACAGGCGCACGTACAATCCAACGGCTCTGCCTGCGTCCTCGCATACCTTCGGTTCGGGGAATGGAAATCGAAATGATCATTCACTCAATCTGGCTATCAGTGAGACGCATGTGCTCTCTCCTACCCTGATCAATGAAGCGCGATTTGGTTATAGCCATCTCTATACGCTCAATGACTTCGTTGATCAAAATGTCATGGGTATTCCGGCGACGTATGGAATCCAGGGCATTCCTCAGGTCAATGGGAACGGCGGGCTCCCGGCGATTGGCATTAGCGGATTGACCTCACTGGGCGCCGCCAGCTACGCAAGCCCCAACTGGCGTAAGAGTGATACATATCAGGCTACCGACAACCTCACCAAAATCTTAGGCGGCCATAGTTTCAAGGTTGGCGCTGAGTATCAGCGCTTGAGATTCCCTTGGAGCGATCCTGCCACCTCCCACGGATCATTCTCCTTTGGAGGGTACACGGGCATTCCCGGAGTCACCAACGGGATCGGCATGGCCGATTTGCTCTTAACGCCTATCAAATCCGTGGTATCTAATGGCGTGGATCTTGTGGGAGGCGCGAACGCTGTGAGCGCCTCTGGCATTCCGACTCCAGATGATCTCCGCAACGTACTGGGCGTCTATTTCCAGGATGACTGGAAAGCGACCCGGAATCTCACGCTGAATCTGGGCATACGTTGGGAGTACTTTGGCGATCTCGGGGATGCGAATGGGAACCAGGCCGGCTTGATATCGGATGCAAACGGCGCGAATGCGCAATTCGTTGTGCTAAACAGCGCCAAAAATCTGCAGCTCGCAACCTCTTTCACAGATTTGCTTGCCAAGGATGGCATCGCTCTGAAATACGTCTCGAGCATCCGTGACACTCCAAAAACAAACTTTGCTCCCCGACTCGGAGTGGCGTACCAGGTAACTCCGAAATTGGTCATTCGTGCTGGTTACGGCATCTTCTATTCAGGGTTCGAAAACGTAGGTGGACAGTTCGATCCCGCCGGCAACTATCCGTTCTCCCCGACCTTCTATTTCAATCGTCCCGATGCATCTCACCCGATCACGTTTTCTAACGGCACAATTGCCACCATCGAGAACGGCCTGAACGCAGTGAACCTCAGCCCGTCAAGCCCACAATTCGTGGCACAAGGTTTGGCCCCGACCGCATTCTCGAGTCATGGAACGTCGGGCTACACTCAGGAATGGAACGGGTCCGTTCAATTCCAGTTGACAGGTAGCCAGACTGTGACAGTCAGCTATGTAGGCAACAACAGTCATCACCTGCTGGACACTGGATACATGAACCAGCCATCCGTAATCCTGCCGCCAGGCACGCCGAATACGCTGAGCTACGATCCCTATCCGGACCTGGGTCGCAACATCGCTTATCTATTACCGAATGGGTCAGCCATCTATGAATCCGGCCAGATAAGCTTTGAACGTCGCTTTAGCAATGGCCTGAGCCTGCTTACCAACTTCACGCAGTCAGTATGCAAGACGGACGCTCACAGTGCCATCGGAATGGGCGACCAAGGGGATCGGGCTCTCGCTTACAACCTTCCGGGTTATGGCCTGCATAAGGCCTATGAATACTGCGGAAGTGATGCACCGCACATCTTCCATGCGAGTGGCATTTGGGAGCTTCCAGTAGGACGCGGCAAGCTTCTTGCAACCGGTGCATCCCGCGTGGTGGATGGGATGATCGGCGGGTGGAGTGCACAGGCGATCTTTACCGTGCAGGACGGTTTTCCGCTCACCATCGGTTGTCCCACCCCAACCACCGCGGTATATGGCTGCAACGCCAATGTTGCTCCCGGCGAGAAGATGTACTCTCACCATGGGCCGCATGGCATTACCCAATTCCTGAATCCGGCGGCTTTCTCGAATCCTCCCGTTGCCACGGCCATCGGCCAGAGCGACTACTCTCCGCTGGGTGGACCTGCAACGCAAGCGCACGGACCGGGATATACCAACCTCGACTTCTCCACGTTTAAGAGATTCCGCGCAGAACGTGCGGACCTCGAGTTCCGTGCTGAGTTTTACAACCTCCTGAACCATCCTAACTTCTCGAACAGCTTCGCAACCCTGGATTTCACGAATCCACAATTCGCACAAATCAATGGCACTCGGGGAAATGCAAGGCAAGTGCAGTTTGCTCTGAAGGCCTACTTCTAA